From Heterodontus francisci isolate sHetFra1 unplaced genomic scaffold, sHetFra1.hap1 HAP1_SCAFFOLD_932, whole genome shotgun sequence, one genomic window encodes:
- the LOC137361281 gene encoding uncharacterized protein, with amino-acid sequence MIDNIPWFCVVKSAFYILPVWMVYLWLDTILTPLAAFFLILFFNALTIRHIVVTNRVRRGFREKSKDPEIESRRKSIILLLAISGSFILLWILISICQISVQFTENQFYQSDYNDPFTIMEQTGFMLQRLSSCTNTVIYAVAQTKFRDELKNIIKYPFTRMIKIGSVQPLYRGILFLLFNILLKTKFSICPGGTVASRAVNRFGETQREM; translated from the exons ATGATTGATAACATACCATGGTTCTGTGTTGTAAAATCTGCATTCTATATTTTGCCCGTTTGGATGGTTTACTTGTGGCTTGACACTATTTTAACCCCACTTGCTGCATTTTTCTTAATTTTGTTCTTCAATGCTCTGACCATCAGACACATTGTAGTGACCAATAGAGTCAGGAGGGGATTCCGGGAAAAGAGCAAAGATCCAGAGATAGAGAGCCGCAGAAAGTCCATCATATTACTGCTCGCTATTTCGGGCAGTTTTATCTTGTTATGGATTCTaatctccatctgtcagatttctgTACAATTTACGGAAAATCAATTTTACCAAAGTGATTACAATGACCCTTTCACCATCATGGAACAGACCGGATTCATGCTCCAGCGTttgagttcctgcaccaacacggttATTTATGCAGTGGCACAGACCAAATTCAGAGATGAGTTAAAGAATATTATTAAATATCCCTTTACCCGGATGATTAAg ATTGGATCTGTCCAACCACTCTACAGAGGCATATTGTTCCTGCTGTTTAATATACTACTGAAAACCAAGTTCTCTATTTGCCCTGGCGGAACTGTGGCCAGCAGAGCTGTCAACAGATTTGGAGAGACTCAAAGAGAAATGTGA